In Camelina sativa cultivar DH55 chromosome 13, Cs, whole genome shotgun sequence, the genomic window TTCAAATCTTCACGTCTTCTTGCCAAATGACTCTACTACCATGTAAAAAAAGGTATCAATTGTAGAATGTTTTTTGTGTCTTATTCATTCATCAGCtcctaaatatatatacatacaaaagaTCTAGTTACCAAACTAAGAAGATTGCATCTTATCAATGCTAACATTTCTCTCCATGCTAAATCTTacgaaaacatatatatatatataatatacgcTAATTACTCTCTCAAATATtctctaaacaaaaaattatacttactttgtttcaaaatatatgatattttaactaaaactaTGCAGATTTAAAATTGACTACTTTAAAATagattaattaatcataaacaagagtacataatataaaattataaaatcaatctAACAGTTAGATAGAAGTTGAAAACATATTACATtatgaaatcaaaatatttttaaaaagatcctACATTATAAAACTGAAAGAGtatcatttcaaaaaaaaattattattatccgAGAAGAAATCGAGGAAGTTAATTAACATCTACATTTTGAAACGTACAAAGGCATGCATTGAAGTCTcgcatccttcttcatcttcttctccaattcaACTTCACTTTCAAGTGTCAAGTGTCAACTGTATTTTGATATGACTCTTTGACAATAAATGGGAACCTTCACCGCCTCCAATTAAGGGACACCCGAAAATTGGTACAGTATAATTGCAATCTCTCATTTAATGGTATTACTATGAAAACGTTTTATTGTTGCACCTGTCTATCTACTTCTGAAAAATCTATCGTTGTAGTTTCAGATTTGTTTTCAAGTTCTCTCTTGTATGATTCTAGCTGTTGCTTTCACTAGATCTTCTCGTCGGCTCTTGTATATTATATCAACGTATATATCATAACATTAATTATGTACTAGaattttttcattataaataatattatatattgtaCCGGAACCTACCATTGATTATCGCTGATGATTTTGCTTAAAATTTATTGCTGATGtccatatatactatatactagATTAGATCCGTGCTAGAATAagggttgaaatttcttttatttatattgtagtttttatataaaatataatttatgtgattgtttttagaagttgttgtgaataaaaGTTAAGAACCGAGTTGAAATTTAGGACCCGGGTTAaaagtgattgtttttaaaagttgttgtgaataatattaatttttgagattttgttggcTATAGATGGTTACTTAAATATTcattggagatttttttttttttggaatatcctttttaaaaagatattaaatcgagatttaactaatggttacaacttatataacatatcaaataatcaaataattaatcttataatccatattatatagtttacacaaATAGGTTGTGTACTTATTATATTGAGGATGCCATAAGATTAGTTAATTAGGGCTGATCAGTTAGTTGAATGAACAAATAAGTTGTGTGGTCCGGTGGTTAAGTCTTGTAATTCAGGGGGGATGGCGTAAGCTCGCATCCCACCAATATATGTATCCaacttgaaacaaaaatacaagtgtGTGGCGGGCCGGCACTAAGTCAAAAGTCTAGTTGAATTTTGAAAACCCGGTGAACTGAAATGTTTTGGTCACCTTGTTCACTTTAGAACATCTCCATTTGTAGAGTTCTAACATGAGTTTATTGATGTTGGAAACTTTTGATGAGTTTCTTaactatgaaacaaaaaaaatcatctaaaacatcttatattttaaaacgaaaGGAATATAACTCTAGTCTTTAGTTCAAgttataatgcaaaatatggttttgatcccaaatttttaatcattataCTAGCTAAGGCGTTAGCTCGTTAATCATTATACTAGCTAAGGGTAACTTGCTATTTACTCTTGCAGGTTCGTAGATTGGTTCTCCAATCCCGGTAGAAGCATtcaattccaaatatatatatatatatatatatatataaaagttggaaaaacactccattatgattttaaaaaatcaattattatataaatgtgGCAATAACCCATTTTCTTCAAAAACCATCTAATTGGTACGTAAGCATTACTATGCAAATCTTAAAAAGAGATTTACTCTCAACCTACGTAGCACTTATCAATATAGACAGAAGTCAGTAGATATCAGATTTATTTTTCCTGGGTGCGGCCAAATTAATTACAAACTGTCCAAGACAACAGAAGATTATTAAAtaaggggaggtattggtttaagatttagaaagaattttaatgactttatgtttttgctgattgttagaatcatagaaaattgaaagtaaaaaatgaaggattctaagagattgtttaggaagttttttaaaatcttgatgatttgttttttctaatcttgtaaaatctttctatttgatgaaagagttttcatgacttttgttatgaaggaaatgatataaaatcctaaaccaataacataaaatttgaattcattaacaatccaagattcttttgttttacttgaataacataaaacttttaatgactttataaaactcttaatccaataacactagatttatcaagattttagataattttttacaaatccacaaccaataacaccaaatttttaaagagcttttaaaaatcttgattgaataacaacatattttacctaacttttaaagtaattaaaattctttctaaatcctaaatcaatacctcccccttaatccaataacactagatttatcaagattttagataattttttacaaatccacaaccaataacaccaaatttttaaagagtttttaaaagtcttgattgaataacaacatattttacctaacttttaaagtaattaaaattctttctaaatcctaaattaATACCTCCCCTAAAGGTAATACATTGTGTGACCCATTTTCAGATATACATCCAATAGCtaattgaaattgaatttatttatattttattatattttcggGAAGGAAGTAGGAGTAGAGAGCGTTGGCTATATTTATATGCATCTGAAGGTTTTAAATTAGCTCTCTGGTTGCAGTAATTGAAGAGGCGAAACTTTGAATGCACGTCATGCATGGGCAGTGTAGTAGGCCCataaatttttctctctttttttctaaattaaaccaatatttttgctttatttatctgcctatatgtatatatatatatatatataaggtccTCTCAATGGCCTACACAAAATTAAGCACATCGTACACATAGTTATATCTCTACGTAATGTTAGAAGTTCCAGACAAAGGAAACATAAACTGGTTGCTGAAGAAACGAGAGGTCGCTTCGTCTTACTACATGGAATCTGAGGAAGCTTCTAGAAAAAGAAAGGGTCAAGACTTTTTGGCAAATGATGAGCTTGCCAACAGATCCGAAGCAAAAAAGTTTATCGATACTTCGACGGATCAGAAGGTAAAACATCTTACATATATAAGTTTCTGTTATAAGGGTCAAAGGGTCTATAtctgcaatgtttttttttttcactgtcAAGCatttatttcatgttttaagAAGCTTTTGGAACAACCGGGAGgtgtatatgtatataagaaTTGTTTCGGATCTTATGTTGTAGAGGAGAAGATTTAGTGCTAATAATATCGAAGAAGGATATTATCACCACCACATGAGCCTTGATCTTGAACTCAACTTGTCACCATCTCTCGAtctaaatcatcatcatcgtcatgaTATGTGTACTTACAATAAAAACtatgaggaagaggagaagaagaagatgatggagagtGGTTTGGTGTTGGGGCTACGTACACAGAAAAGCATGTCAAGGGTTGCTTTTGATCTCGATGACGATTGTTGCGACCGTGGTGGTGTTGGCAGAGGAAGTGAGGAGGAAATGGTTGCGAGGGTGTGCCTAAAGTGTCATATTTTAGTGATGTTGTGTAAAGCGTCACCTGCATGCCCTAATTGCAAGTTTATGCATTCACCCCGAAGACACATCTCTCTCACTTCTCTTTACTCCTAAGCCTACTTTGTTAGCttagttattattttagtttctaaTCCTATCTATATCTAATCACTAATTAATGCTGAGTATTTAATGGTTTCATCGAACAAATACTTTATTTGTTGGGATGTTGTTGgatctttaatttgatttatagtATATCATCATTAATGCGATCCTCCTTGCctttttttgctgttttttgttttgttttgaattatcacATTTTAACGTTGAGAAGATAAGATTTGTTGGTGatcatgatatatcatatatttccTGTATTTTACTTTCATCTGGTCTCACCGGGCCACATCAATTTTACCCCATTTGGAGAAGTTATAATTGAACATCTTTGCACAAGCGACGGCCAAAGTCCATGTGGTAAACGTCCTCGGTAGTTTTCCACGTTTCCAAGATAAATTTTTAccaagggtttttttttggggtgtaaATGTTTGTTTACTAAGGGTAATATTAAACATATCAAGTACTAATAGATATTTTGGTAGATAGAAAAGTCCATAAATTTAATTGACTCAATAAAATTTTGCTAAGTTACTAAGTATAAGCTTAttttcttatacttttttttatttatttttttcatttcttcgtcattcttttaattctttctaGATTGAGATTATTAGTAAATGTTTATTTTGGGGAACTCTTTCCCTTCATTATTTTTGCGATTGTTAAGCAAATTTATCTTCTCCTGGTCTCACAAATTTCATCTATAACGTTGAGcaacaaatcaagaaatttCATTTGAATGTTAATGTGCACaatgattatttcttataaGAATAATCCAAGATTttataaagaataataatacaaaactttGTTTGAATGTTGAAATAAATTGAAGTAGAAAAAGCcataaatttctaaatatcACAATACTGTACTTGATAAAACTATTTCAGTCCACAAATATATACACATGGGCTTTCTAAAACTGCTGAATATAATAAGTATATAACCATAA contains:
- the LOC104736912 gene encoding uncharacterized protein LOC104736912; this translates as MLEVPDKGNINWLLKKREVASSYYMESEEASRKRKGQDFLANDELANRSEAKKFIDTSTDQKRRRFSANNIEEGYYHHHMSLDLELNLSPSLDLNHHHRHDMCTYNKNYEEEEKKKMMESGLVLGLRTQKSMSRVAFDLDDDCCDRGGVGRGSEEEMVARVCLKCHILVMLCKASPACPNCKFMHSPRRHISLTSLYS